GCAACTTATTGCACTACAACACTGCAGTTCCTTTCCTCATTGGCAATACGATACATTCAGATTTACAAAATACATTATATGACATGGCCATGTTCAATAGAGGCAGACAAATAGGAAATGAAAATAGTCACTCCCCAATCATATCTTCCAAATTATGACAGTGAAAAGGCCTATGAGCAATGTATGGAACGTGGCACATATCACAGAGCTTTACCTGGTTAAAATAGTTCTGATGTTGTTATTTGTCCGAAGAAAGAGACCCGCGTTCTCCTCCGTCTGCAAGAAACTCAGAACTTAAGGCATGAAATAAGTTGCAGAATGCGCCCCTGTAACATTCATCACGTCCTTTAAAGTTATGAAAGCTGGCCATGAGAGCGACAAGTTCCAACATAATTAAATGCAAGCCTGTATTATTACTCAATGGCAGATGGAAAAAATTCACATGATCTCAACTATTATTGATGTTCTTGATGCAGTACACTAGTCCCAGCCTTTTAAGGCTTGTAGCCCTATCTTATTTCTCATTGGTCAAAAGATCAAGAATCACAACACTAAAGTTATTAAAGAAAGGAAAGGACACTTAATGGCCACAGAGTACAGACAGTGCACCCAGAACAAAGGGCACCTCTATAGCATATGTTGCTGAAGCAAGCAATTTAAATATGCAAGGCATCACTATATCAGGCATACTGGTTGAGTTGTGTCAGAGATGCTTGAATCTCGTGATTCAGTTTTTTCAAAAATTCAATAGTAGTGCACTACTATACCAGTATTAGTATGCCCAATTTTGGTGGAAGGACTAGCTGTGAACACAAATGATCATGAGAAATTTAATATGCAAAGATGTAAAACCAACAGGCACTATGAAATTCAGATGTTTGGCAGGCACTACATGCTCCATGGCTAACACATGGGATATCGGGATACTATAAAGGATGGATTTTAAGACCTGAAAATGGGAGGCATATCAATATACATACCTTCAATGTATCAATATTTGCAGCAATCTGGTTAAGTAGCTGATTATTTTGCTCCAGTAGTTGCTGGGTTGCACTGTCCACGACAGCAGCTGCTTCAAAAATGGATATGTAAGAAGAAATGAGAAAAAAATGCAGCTGATGGAGCTTCAGAATGAATACAAATAAGCCTTGTCAGATGAAAAAGAATCAACATGTGGTAGTTGAAACGCAATAGCAGTGAAGGTGACGACGATTTATCACATATTTCCGTGAAGAGTTGTACTGAAGCACAATAAAGTGAAAGACAAAGACAAAAAATATATAAGGAGTGTGCAATGTAATGAAATCTTTGCCTCTACAAGGGCATACTAAGGACCTTCCATACCTTTAATTTAACATGAATACATGATCTTGACAACCTTCAGAGCATTTCATATACAACAGGTTCTAAAAATGCATGTTAATCCATAATTTTATGTTAAAACGTTAACAAGTTTATGATGCCTTTTCACTTTCGTTTTGGATCTAGGAAATGCAGTCTAAATATAGAAACGCACCAACTGCATGCATTACGATGTTGCTTCCAAATGAAGCTTGTACTGACTACAAAGGTAACAAGCAAAACATCAATAACTTAAGCAAACAGAGTGTGTTTTGAATTCAAAGAAATCATCAATTTCCACTAAGATCATAACAAAAGTATCTGAAGAAAATTGTCAACTATTTGCGTATTTATGTTTTTTCCATAAAGCTGACGCTTAAACCATGTAGGCAATGAAAATTACACAGATACACTGAGGCTAGCTGGTTTCTAATAGTTGACACCATTCAAAATCTAATGATATTGCTATTTGACAATCCTGGACCAATCTGTGAATCAAACCTTAAAAGTTATCGGAGAAAGTGAGGATAATACTAAGAAATACCAAACAAGAAGAGAACAAATAGAGGATAGAAATGGGGGCTAACCTTCTTTGGGAACTTGACACTGCTGGTTCGGACTTTGCATCGATATCGAGAAAGGGGTCAAGTTGTTTGTAGGTGTCATCTGAAAATTAGCCATCGGGGCGGATGCAACCATTTGGTCCTGCATTGGCTGTCAAAAACTTTATCAGAGAGAACATAATTGGTACTAGGAAAGAAATGGTACTACAGAAACAGCACAACACAAAAGGTACACCAACCAAGAGAAGGTCCTGTAAATGATGTAACCATAAGTAGAAAAGTACCTTCATGTCCCTTAACTTTTTCCCTGTGGAAAAACCATCTGGTTTCTTCCTTCTATCTTTACCCTGTTATAATAAGGGCATGTCAGCAAAACACAGTTGTTGATATTCATGTGTAGTAATACTAATATATATCAGAAACAAACAGTGCATGCAGTAAGAAAACAATCCAAAATGCCAAGCATCGTGATACTTATATCTAGGTTGGAATCACATGAACAACACGCTACTCATAAAACGCAGATACGTAAATTTTTCAGCCAGGACGAAAAATGAGAAGTAAATATTCCATCTTTATGTACTCAGAAGTAAATATATCCTTGAAATTACCTATTTTATGATTTATACTCCATCTGTATACTCCATCTTTATGTTGCTAACTGGCCATCTAGTGGTAGCACTATTAGAAGTAAATATATCCTTGAAATTACCTATTTTATGATTTATACTCAGAAGGTACAAAATATCGTGACATTGGCATATTCAGGAAAGAATTTACAAAATCACTCACGACGAAAAATGAGGTAGTACATAAAAGGAAAAATAAACTGATAGAATCTTAAGCGCCTATCTGGAAGGCAAAGATACAGTGTTCAATTTCACACCAGTAAAGAACAAACATTAACATCGGAACCGAACAAGTACAGAGAATAGATAGTTAGAGATTTGGAAGAAACTTAACTGTAGACCACCAGCACCGCAATGCAACATCCCTAATGGTCCTGTTGGGCAGGGTAGCCGCTATCTTGATATACCTCATGATTTTAGGTTCGCGAGCAAACCTGCCATTACATGGAAGAAGGAATTAGCATCTGAAAAGATCCGGCTTGGTTTCTTAGACATGGCGCTCAAGCTAGACGGTGACATTTGACATTATTctcctttctttctttctttctcagaTTCCTTTGACGGGAATCAAGTAGCTGGAATCTGGTGCGCTGGTTGGTATTGCGAAATCCAGTCATGGAGTGCTCAAAGTGTGGCTACTAATACTAGGTGCTTATGGTTGAAAGAAACCAAGTGCAGTTCTACAGCTTGGGAAACGACGATGACAGCGATGCTATAGGAGATGCGCTCGGGGTATCAGTAGTGCCAAAAACTCAAAAGGTAAAAGGTTCAGCTGCACAAATCCTGCTTTAGGCTTGCCGATTGATGCTCCATTAGCGTAAGCACATCACATGgggtgaaaagggaagcttgccgCACAACCAAACTGGCAAGCTCCGTCAGCACAATCAACGCCGCCACAGTAGTACATAGCAACAGTAATTCAGCAATAGCAGGAGGAACGGATTTACCTCACGAGCCCTTCCTTGAGTATGGCCAGCTCGCGGTCGCTCCACTCGGACGGCGAGCCGGTGACGAACTTGTACTTGGACGCGGTGGTGCTGCCCCCCGACGACGAGCTCCTCGACGTGGTCGTGTTGCCGAACGCGCcggtgttgttgttggtgttgttgttggtcGGGGAGTGGTACATGGCCGCGGCACTCATGCTCCTCGGAGCCACGAATCCCATCCCGGCagcgcccccgccgccgcccatGCTGACGGCGTCGCTGCTGGACTGGAAGGAGAGCATGTGGTGGTGGTTGCTGTACAccgaggcggcggtggcggtgatcCCCTGGTGGTGGAACCCCATGCTGGAATCGGCGGCCATAGCTGAAATCCCCCGATCTATTGACCCATAGGCAGCAACCGCCAAATCCTCGGCCGCTCAATTCGGATCGACCTGCACAAATCGAGCCCGGAGAAATCAGTCAAAGGATTGGACGAAGCTAGCAACACTCGCCGGCGAGCTCCCCGCGCGCGCGGCAGGGAAGCTTGGCATTTCCCGAGTCCCGAGGAGGATCCGATCGAAGCTTGGGAGGGCGACGGGCACGAGGCCCCCACCCCCAGCGCACCGGATTGAgatccggtgacatgcccataGCATGTCACCAATGAACAGTAACTGTGACATGCACCTAGTTTTTGGCCGTTGGATCCAAACTCGATGGACAGATGAACATGAATAGGACCATGCTACAGTGTACGTGCTACAGTGCATATGCTACAGTACGCATGCTACAGTGTACCCGCTACAGGAACCGACACATTGACGCGCTACAGTACTTAATCTGGTCCGCTCGTTTTTGATCCAACGACCCATAGTGCATGTCACCGCACTGTTCATCGGTGacatgccatgggcatgtcaccggatcCGTGTCCCAGCGCACCACCCCAACCACCCGTACAGCAACAGCAGCCAGCCAACCAACCAACCAAGCGCGCGCCGAAATCGCCCAATCCGGACCAGCACACCCACGGGAGAATCGGAACACGGCGACTCACCTCTACTCCGGCACCCCGGCGCGGCGGCCCACCGGAAGCTCCCGATGCAATGGCGCGGGAAGCTCGCTCGCTACCCGCTCCGCTGCGCAGCAACCGCCGCCGCCCTGACGACGGGCCACGGAGACTTCGGAAAACTCCCACCGGGCCCCGCTTCCGCCTGAGCCCCCCAAATCCAGCAGCAACCCAATTCGAATTCCAACTCCGGCACCAACCCCGCCGCCGCCAGCCAGCCAGCCGAAGCTCGCTCGCTCGCGCCCGCCGCCGCAGCAGATCAACCAACAGAGCAAGAATCACTTTTCCCTGCTCCGACGCACGCACGGACGGACGAGCGAATCGCCGGTGTGGTTCTCCTTTCAGTTTTTGGTTGCGAGTCTTCTTTCTTCTTAAAAACAGAGCTAGGCTAGGCTGCTAGCCTATCACGCCCATGCCTGCCCTCGCGTAGTTCCACCAGCGCTACCCACTGCACCCCGCGGTTTCGCGGGAAATTACGGGGCCCTGCCATTTGGCGGGCAAAGTGTCGGCCTACGAAACGTTTCGGGCGGGCCGATGGGGCGATCCTGGCCGTCCGTGCGATGGACGGTGAGGGCGCCGCGGAAGGGCCAATCGGACGGCGACCGGTGGGGCTTGGAGGGAATCTCCGGATCGTTCCTTGCGGAATCACCAACGGTGGTACTGCGCTGCGGGTACTGTGGAGATGATGATCGAATTGGTGCGCGTACCAGGTCTCTTTCATGCGGATTTTGGCCAAAGCTGCAGCATTACAGGTGGGGCCCGTGTGGGTCTTATCAAGGACTAAGGAAAACTGTACTTACCTCCGTTCTGAAATTTCAGATTTTTTTCGCAAGTTGTGTATTGTGAACGTATCGTTACGGATATGAACTTTGCTACGTGAAAAACTACATTAACAAGTCTCATTTATAGTGTACTCTGACTTTTCTACTTACCAGATCTACCAAAATCCACAATGACCAATATAATCTTACTCCCCgagaaaaataaaataggtgCAGAAATGTGGACAAGTCGTGATTCATTCATTGTGAAATATTTAATTTCCTCTTATATCTTGAAAGAGTTATCGTTGCAGGTGTTACAGATGCTTGCGCTCTAAGACAATAACCCATCGTTTTACAGAAATATTCGCAATTCCCACTGGCGGAGCTTAGTGCAAGTCAgggggccacccccccccccccaggtaTGAATTTTTTTCATGGAGGGTTTAGATGCAGAAAAATAAGCAtttcgcgcccccccccccccccaaaatatTGACATTTTATTTTACACCGCCTGATTTTCAGCTCCCGTATGAAAAATGATAGGTTGTATCCCACATTCTTCTCAATCTACGAGCAGATGTCTCGTAAAGTGTATATTTGTTGAATACAAAGGCATGTCTTTATCTAAAAGCCATGTAAGCCAACGATAGATGGTGAACAATAATTCAATGGAAAAAAGAAGTTCCTTGGTGTGGATAATGCAATTTTTCATGAGAGTTTTCACGCAATAGAAACTTAAACATGTGAACGATGCGTAAATCCTAGATAAATGGGTTTGATAAATCTAACTAGTCTAGAGTTCTTTTATCTAGGTCGACGTCTTAAGCCCTCAGATTGGTCGTGTTGAGAGGACTAAAATCAAAATTGGCATATACGATTGTACAGTCGACTCATATATTAGCAATAAAaacctactccctccgttctataGATACCATATAAAAAAAATCAAGCCACATAAAAGTTTGACTATATTTTAGAAAATCTATCAACAAGCATGATATTCTATAGATACCATATGAAAAATACATTtatctagtgatattgattttgtattatTGACGTTCATGAGTTTTTGTAAAACCTTGATCAAATTTACTTGATTTTACATTCCAAATATCATATAACACTTATTTGTTGGAACGGAGATAGTACTATGTTTATGAATTTACAGAGGCAGTGCGAGATAAAGGCGGTGAACAGATTTCAGCTGAGAACGTCGCTGACGAACCGGACCCACATGGATGTCCCGTCCCGTCAGTTTCATGATGGTGCAGGCTCCGTAGGTGGGGGCACGCGCACGTGCGAATCCCCTGGCTTTTGCTTTCGGTGAAGGCAGCGGGTACCCAATGGAAATGTCACACGTTTCGTGCTCTCATTGGTGGATTTTGGCGGTTGATGGCATCCTGCTACTTGGACGAGACAATTTCACGCCAACGAAATGTGCTTGACTAATCTTCGCCCGTTGAAAAGGCGCGGCCAATTTGCAGTTATACTGTTTGCATGTGATGTTTTAGGTTAACTGCATCTTGATCGCTTTAATGAGCAAGTACGAATTTTTTGCATTGTGGTCTTGTATCTGCTCCACCCACACCTTGACGGCTAGACCGAACTGTCTCCATTGCAAAATAAGTGTTACAACTTAGTGTGGATATGGATGGATTTTAACGTATTTAATATATAGACATGGATGTCTAGTAAAAGTTGCAATATTTATTTAAAACAGAGGGAGTACGATCTTATAACCAGCTGCGTTGACAAACTACCTAGTCAATTATAGTAGAATCAACTACCACaatataaaagaaaataaaaagtacTCTTCGTTTTCTTAGTTAACTATGCAATTTATGTATGTTGTTTCCGTACCTATCATCGCAGAGCTGATGCGGTACGAGTGCTAGCTCTAGCAGTTTCTAAATCCACAAGTTGGAGCATTTGAAATAAGTATCTAAATTGAAAACGATGGTTGATAGGCTCAAATGACTCTATATCACATTATAAACGACTCGACACTACCAGTGCATTTGCAACGAAAGGCATATGCCATGTCGATAGAAAATATTCCCTTGGCATCTTCGTTTCAAATAAAATTATAATATTATGTACAAAAAGTTAACGTTTCGAAAATGGA
This region of Lolium perenne isolate Kyuss_39 chromosome 2, Kyuss_2.0, whole genome shotgun sequence genomic DNA includes:
- the LOC127337201 gene encoding uncharacterized protein isoform X3 is translated as MAADSSMGFHHQGITATAASVYSNHHHMLSFQSSSDAVSMGGGGGAAGMGFVAPRSMSAAAMYHSPTNNNTNNNTGAFGNTTTSRSSSSGGSTTASKYKFVTGSPSEWSDRELAILKEGLVRFAREPKIMRYIKIAATLPNRTIRDVALRCWWSTGKDRRKKPDGFSTGKKLRDMKPMQDQMVASAPMANFQMTPTNNLTPFSISMQSPNQQCQVPKEAAVVDSATQQLLEQNNQLLNQIAANIDTLKGRILQLISCLKF
- the LOC127337201 gene encoding uncharacterized protein isoform X1, which translates into the protein MAADSSMGFHHQGITATAASVYSNHHHMLSFQSSSDAVSMGGGGGAAGMGFVAPRSMSAAAMYHSPTNNNTNNNTGAFGNTTTSRSSSSGGSTTASKYKFVTGSPSEWSDRELAILKEGLVRFAREPKIMRYIKIAATLPNRTIRDVALRCWWSTGKDRRKKPDGFSTGKKLRDMKPMQDQMVASAPMANFQMTPTNNLTPFSISMQSPNQQCQVPKEAAVVDSATQQLLEQNNQLLNQIAANIDTLKTEENAGLFLRTNNNIRTILTRMSETAGIMGHMPPLPTFVHEDKLDSLLQVDRLVQSYGAAHAAHMKQEP
- the LOC127337201 gene encoding uncharacterized protein isoform X2, whose protein sequence is MAADSSMGFHHQGITATAASVYSNHHHMLSFQSSSDAVSMGGGGGAAGMGFVAPRSMSAAAMYHSPTNNNTNNNTGAFGNTTTSRSSSSGGSTTASKYKFVTGSPSEWSDRELAILKEGLVRFAREPKIMRYIKIAATLPNRTIRDVALRCWWSTGKDRRKKPDGFSTGKKLRDMKDQMVASAPMANFQMTPTNNLTPFSISMQSPNQQCQVPKEAAVVDSATQQLLEQNNQLLNQIAANIDTLKTEENAGLFLRTNNNIRTILTRMSETAGIMGHMPPLPTFVHEDKLDSLLQVDRLVQSYGAAHAAHMKQEP